The region AAAAAGAGGTATGATTCTTGAATTTTATGCTGAGTGAATTTTGTTCTAGATTTTGTATTTTCCTTCTTATAGTTTTTCTTATACTTTGTTTAAGTTTGTGTTTCAGTTATGTGTTAGAACTTATGTTTTGGGCTATATAACTGACGAGGTCTAGAAGTAACTCTGACATCCTCTTTTGAACACAAAATCAAAATTTATCCTctttaaaaatgaaaatgaagCTCTAATTGGTTTAAGAACAGTATCAGTAGGAAAGTTGGTTATGGTCTCCACACCTCTTTTTGTGTTGATCCGTAGGTAGGGAATACACCTCTTAAATTCAGATTCTCCAGAATTTTTAGTATCTCAGTAAAAATATTGTTTAGTCTGTGAGATTGGTTTTGAGATTTTGAGAAGAAGATCGTTCTTTGTCCATGAGTAGCATGGCATATTAACCATTCAATATTTTGAATCGTGTTTCCTTCGTAGAGAAATGGAGTGTCACGTGGTACGACCATAAAACTTGAAAATGATATTTTGTTCCAAGGCTTGAAGTGAAAATAATATTTTGTTCCAAGAAGTTTAGAGATTTAAATTTCACCTCGTATAGTTATTCTGACCATATGCCCTTTGTTTTTTTTAGTTTTTTCTTAATGTTATAAAGgattttttttagttttttctTAATGTTATAGAGGACGATTTTGTTGGAAGATTCGACTTGAATATTAACCCTATCTATGGAATGGAGGATTCAAAAAAGGTATGACATGAATATGCAAATTTATTACACTTATCACATTTTTTAACAATGTTTGAGTTGCGACTTAACAAGGTCTAATTTAGAGATTTGGCCGCTTAAGTATGAAGAACACATAGACCTTAATGGAGGAGTCGCACACTAAATCCAGTCACAACACCCATCTCACATGTTGGAATCAATCCAATAATCTTTCGTATTTTAAGCCATATAGCCCTATTTATTAGAAGTGGTTCTTACCGTCGTCCATATACTTTGGTGGGGTTTTACGCTACACCAAACAACGATtaattatatataattatataaCTGTAGTGTAATATGCCTTTTTGCTAGTCATTAATGGACATAGACATGTGAACAGATTCCAGGATGCATTTGATCCATTTACAAAAGTAGTACTGAAGCCAAATTTCTAGAGCACAATGAGGAGGTAATCACAACTAAGTGTGTCAAAGGCCTTTGAAATGTCTACCTTTATGGAAATATTTCCTCAAAAAGTTTTCTTGTGAAGAAGGTAAGCCACCCATGAGGTTAAAAGGTTTCAGTCTCCTATATTCCTACCATGGATGAATGCTTTTTGCTCTTGAGAAATGATTTGAGGAAGTACATGTGTCAACCTGTCTTCCAGGATCTTAGTGATGATTTTGTGCTTGTAGTTGGCCAAAGCAATTGCCCTAAACTGATCTATCTTGTCTCCACCTTGGGTCTTGGGAATGAGGACCAAAGTGTTGAAGTTATAGTTGGGTAGAATCTAAGTTTCTTTAAATAATTGAAGTGTTGTCTTGTAGACATCTTCTTTAATAATGCTCTAATATGTCTGATAGAATATAGGGACAAACCCATCAGGCCTGATTCACTATCCTTTTTTAGACTAAAAACAACATTGTGAACCTCCTCCATTAAAGGCATCATTGTCAACAGATTATTTTCCTGCTCAGTGACAACATTTGGAATGACCTTATCCACCAAACCATGATCCTGCAAAATAGAAACTCTGTTAAATAAATGTTTGAAGTGATCAGCCACATGGTTAGCAATCTCCTCTTTGTTTGTGAGAAGATGGTCCTCCACTCAGTGACAATGGATTATCTTTATTGCATTTTCTATCCTTGACATCCTATGGAAGAATTTAGTATTTATGTCTCCCTTAGAGTGTCATTTAACCCTTTCCTTGTCTCTTCAAAAAAAATTCCGCAGAGTTTAGAGCAGAGTCCATTTTGCACTGAGCTTCCTTTTCTTGGTCTGCAAGAGAGTCACAATGGCCTCTAGAGGCAATGGTATCCTGAATCATCTGGAGCTTGCTCTTAGACTGCTCAACATTATCTTGGATATTTCCAAAAGATTCTTTATTCAAGATTTTTAATTTTGTCTTAAGGATTTGAAGTTTCATGTTTAAAGTGTACATTGGGCACCCACAAACCCTGGTAGACCAGGAATCCTTGATAAGATATAAGCAGCCAGGATGAGAAATTCACATCTGGAGGAACCTGGATTGAGAAAAGAACTTTGTGTCATTGCAATCAAAGTCAAGCAGGATAGGATAATGATATGattttgttttgaaaaaaattCAACAAGATATGATGATGCAGACATGTATCCATTTTTTTATTACAGATAGATCTGTCCAACCTCTTCTAAGTATTGGCTCCACCTTTCCTACCATAAGACCAGGTGACCAAAGCCCCAGAGGTTGGTAAATGGAGCAGGTGATTAGAGTCAGACCAATGAGCAAATTCTTCCATTCGGTCCCTAGTTGGTTGATGAGAGCCACAATATTCTTCCTATATACAGGTGGAGGAGTGTGCCATTTGAGACAGAAGGAGGAGCAATCCACTGATTGCTGAAGGATTGATTGGGATTAGCATTCTGCCAAGGATACATGAAGTGTGATTGGGGTACAGGCTAAATAGCTGGACTCCTCCACTGATTTGTAGGTGCAGTTTGAGGAGATAGACGAAAATAGCACACTTGTGCATCATGTCCCATTTTAGAGCAAATTTGGCATTGAATGCGTGTTCTGCAACCAGATCGACCGCCTCCTCGAGAGTGAAAACCTCTGCCACCATGATTACTTCGTGAACCATCAAATTGAGGTACAATCTCTGGATCTGAAGCTGGTAATTGTACACCTGAAGTTGTGGATACAATAGAGTGAGAAGCAGGAGTAACAATACCTTGAGTGAGATTAACTGAAACAGCATCATGAACAGGCGTGTGAGGTGCTCGATCCAAGCGTGCTTCATGTGAGAGCATCAACAATCAACTCACACGGTTGATCACGATATTGAATAATTGAGGTTAGGGCTTGATAATCTGGAGGTAAACCTTCAACAATCGCTTCCAAGTGATCTCTGTGCGAAACTGGATCACCAACAGATTCGAGAATGTCAACAATTTGTTGAATTCGACCTAAGTACTGAGCGATGGTGTGTTCACCTTTCACCATGCTGCGAAGCTCATAACACAAATGTCGTGATGTCGCATGGATTTGAGTTCTTTGAAATTGATTGATGACAGACCAAACATTGTGCACATGAACGCATTTCACCACGCGGGGGAGAACCGAGTCGAAGAGCACAGTCAAAAGCCATGTAAAGAGGAGTGAATCCTTCTGATGCCATTGCAGATACGTCGGACTTTCCGTATCGGAGGCGCAATCCTCAGTCGAGAGAAACCGCGGCGCAATCGAAGGAATCACAAAATGACGATGCAACTTGTGAATTCGAATGATGCCTTCCACTCGCTACTTCCACTAAAGAAAGTTCGTGTTGTCGAGTTTGTGTTGATTTGTTGTGTGAATGTTTTGAAAGCATTCTTCAACAAAGAAGCTTCAACATATTTTAAAGAATTTCCACTGTGCGATGGAGAAGACTCAGAATTCTAAGGGGAAGTCATGGTTATGGTAGATCACATGCTCATGATACCATATTAGGCTCATGATACCATATTAGAAAAAGACAAAGGAAGCATAATTTAGAGAAAAGATTGAATCAGTTATATTGAATGTAATTGAATTAAAGTTCTGTTGCTACATCATTCAGTATTTATAGAGATACTGATACATGAGATGTATCAGCTCAGCATAGTGTTTGTTACAATCTAACAAACTCTTTTCTAACTAACTCGTCAAGAGTAAGAGTAGTAACTCTACTGTACTCTAATACAAGTGGTGAGTCCAACCACAATAACATTACATTCTTCTCATTCTAGAATGAGAGAGATTACTTGAGATGCTCACTGTTTGGAATGCCATACAAACGAGTAAAGAAGAGGACGAACGAAGAGAACGAAATTGGAGAAGGAAGGAGAAAACGAATCAACGCAAACCAGAAATTGGAGAAGGAAGAAGAAATCACAGGGATGCTCAGTATGATAATGATGAAGTTGTTGTTATGttctttgtttttcttttaagTATTAATGATATAACATACAATTAATGCATAAATAAACTGTAATTTAGCctaattttttttttatcattgAAGGAACTAAGATATAGCTTAAATAAACTTGCACATGTTATTATCATCAAAGTAAATCATGAAAGAGTTGCATAAATATAATATACATGTCATTGTAGGACCAGTTGTAGTAGTGTAAGAAACTCAGAGTAAATTTCATTGAGTTTCACAATGGGAGATCCTCTTTTAATAATATCTGTTCTTACCCAATTCTTTTGAGAAAGCTATGGTTTTAATACATTTCAGACATAGACAATGAATGTCATTATAACACTTTGTTATTCTATTTCTCCTCAATCAAACTAATGCTAAAATCCCAGAGTTTCTTAGCCAAATCAGCATCCTTCCCTTGTGAGGTTGTTTTGCACACATTACTGTCTGAAAAATACTCACCACTAACTCCCTTCACTTGTGGATGCAATGCTACATAGCATGTTGTAGCTGCTCCCTACATTTAGATAGGAGAAAGTGACCATGCAACTAATTACTAAGTAAAAAAATTAAATACAAGAAACTCTCTAGGTTTAGTTAATGGTCCCTTTTTGGGTACTATATCAAGAAAAATATGTACATCATTTATTGAAAGGGTGAATTCATAATAAATGTTTTTTAACAACCAATATTTATGAGTTAAAAAAAACAAACAATACATGTCCCTCACATTTACAAATCATAGGTCATGTTTATTGACATACCTGCTGAGCATTTTTCATCACAAGTCTGCCAACCGCATTTACTATACCTGCAAAGTCACAACACAAATCAATGACAGATAGATGAATGAGAGCTTGTCTCACTGTAAAATCCACACACACACAAAAATTCTTTAGGACAAATGACATGAAGCTAAAATGAAGCAACCAAGAAAGATAGTGCGACATGACGGTAGATAATGAACAATAATTCAGAATGCCACATCACAGTACTTGTATAGTTCCTAGACAAAACATGTTCTACATAAATACTACAATATAACAGTTACCGTTGATTGCACTGGTATGACGATAAAGATTGGTCACAATGGCTCCTGGATGAAGAGAATTTGCAATGATATTCACCCCATCATCCTGATCAAGATGTAACAAGTAATGTTATATAAATCATGTGGCAAAACAAAAGGACACTTTTACTCGCAAAACAAAGAAAAAAGGCCACCAATAAAAGGGAGGGAGGGTGAGAAAGTAAACAGAATGTTTCTATGATTACAGTTGCAAAAAAGGGTTGCAAAGTTTGTGTCTGTTTCAGAGACCCGAATGGAGAGACTAAAACACAAACAACTAAAACATTTTCCAATATGTCCTGTTTGGATAAACAACCGGACTTGCAGCTTATATCATAAAGTTTTATCATGATAAGCTCTTCTGTATAAGTTATTTTTATAGCGCAGTTAAATTGTTTTTGTATAAGATATAAGCTGTTTTCATAAACTACTTTGGAGAGCTTATAAAAATAAGCTGAAAACAGCTTATGATAAACTGTTTCCATAAGTTCTCAAAACTAGTTTTACATGTGCTTATGCCAATAAATAAGCTCAAATAAATCGATCCATAGAGACCCTGGGTGGAATTGGAATAGAAGAGAAACTTTCTATAAATGACCAGCAAGATAAAGGGACTATAAGTGTGAAGACAAATGCTGTAAAAAACAAGCAATTATAAATCAAATTATGTCATTCACTATGTTCACACTGCAGAAGAAAATTGTTTGACCCAGTATAAATCTGCAAATCTAATGCTACAGTACttctaaaaataataaaaatagaaTCGGTGACATTGGAATCAAGGTTGAAATATGCAAGGGCATCCATTTATTAATAATCAGCCAGAAGTTACAATAATGAAAGATGATAACACTAACTTAAAATGCTTTCCAATGGCCAAATAAAATGTTGCACTATGGTTTAGAAAACACTATCAATAAACTATTTCACTAGATAACATGTCAATTACACAGGGTACAGGAGAAAGCAACATACTTTGAGACGTTTTGCTAGCTCATTGGCATGTAAAATGTTAGCAAGCTTTGACTGTCCATATGCACGCCAGCTGTTGTAACTGTATACAAGGAAGCAAACAAAATTAAATAGGAATTAAATTTTTTTCGTCGACAAATACTACAAAAATACAAATTCCTCTTAGTTCTTCATGCATCTAAGGCGATACAACTGTGTCAACTGTAAACAAGGAATTGAACATAAATATATACATAACACCTCTCCTTTCAACAAGATTCACAAGTCCAGTGTTGGTTGTCGTTAGGAACCAGTAATAAATACTGTGCAAGTGGTGGAAATTTAAGAGAGATTTCAAGAGGTGAAAAGAAGTAACTAGTTTTTTAAGTGAAGCTACTTGAAAATTGATAATTAATATTCACTATGTTATCAACAAAATCATATCAGCTGGTTTTTTGTGTCGAAAGTTTAAACTAGCATCTTCTCCAAGACTCACAGCAAACCAAAAGTACATATTACAAACTTCATAATGAACTATATTTTCTTTTCAAATTCAAATCTATACTAACATTGATTATCcaagaaaataaaattgaaaattgaaGTTCCCATTATAACTACTCTCTCACACACAAAATAAACTCCTCTTCCATTTTTAAAAAACTTCAAGCACATCTCATCATGATTTGAAATGAGGTTACTTATTACCTTGATTGTTCATTGATTTTGTCAAAACGGATTCCTTCAGAATATGCAAATTTGTGAGCCTCTGAGGAGACATTAACAATTCTTCCTTCTTTGTTACTTTCATGTGCTGTTTTCTTCATAGTGTCCAACAAAAGATGTGTCAAGAGAAAATGACCTATAAACAGAATGATCACATCTTCTCAATCTAAGCATAAAAAGAATCAGTAAAACATAACCTGGCAAATAATTGATGTTTTAAAACTAACAAAAAGTTAGTAAAGCCGATGTTATGTCTCACTATCAGTCATGAAATGTAAGAATCAAACATGTTTCCCACATACCTAAGTGGTTTGTGGCAAATTGTTGTTCAATGTTGTCCTTGGACAGCATGAAAGGGCACGCCATAACTCCCGCATTGTTTCTGACATTACAAATAAATAAACAAGAAAACATTACTACTTCTGATTTCCCAACATCATTCTCTTTTTTAAAGACAAAACACTAAGGACCTGTTTGGATAAACAGCTTATTTGCAGTTTATAGCACAAGTGCTTATTAAAATAAGTGTTTATGAATAAGCTCACATAAGCTATATTTAtaacaaaagataaaataaatctaaattatttttatatatgttATAAGTTGTTTTCATTAGCTATTTTAAAGAATTTATAAAAATAAGTTCaaaaaaatatatgaaaaatGCCATAAGCTGTTTTGATTAAGTCTCCTATACGGTGTCTCAAAACCTATGGTAGTAGATAAACTCAAAAAAGTCCACCCAAGCAGACACTAATTTGAGATGAAAAAGAGACTAATTTGACACGAAAAAATACAACAAATTTGTTTGAAACTTTAAATTAAGTTAAAGGGCTTGATACTCATGATACATACAGTTTAACCTAAATAAAATTTGATATTGGTATCAAATCAATTCATTTTCTTACATCAAGATGTTCAATGGGAGACCAGAGGAAATAAATTCTGATGCAAATTTCTTAACAGATGCCATTGAACTAAGATCTAACTCCATGACATCAATTTTCGCCGAGGGAATCTCCTTAAGTATTGCTTCTTTGACATCTCTGGCAGCAGCTATATTTCTAATGGCCATAATCACATGAACACCATGTAAAGCAAGAACACGCGTAGTCTCAACACCAATACCACTAGATGCTCCTATCATAACAATAATCTTGATTATGCAAATTTCAACAGCAATAATCTTGAACTAAATTATATAGAGTTAACTACAAAGAGCA is a window of Lathyrus oleraceus cultivar Zhongwan6 chromosome 6, CAAS_Psat_ZW6_1.0, whole genome shotgun sequence DNA encoding:
- the LOC127091577 gene encoding short-chain dehydrogenase TIC 32, chloroplastic-like isoform X1 encodes the protein MWPFSKKGVSGFSWSSTAEQVTHGIDASGFTAIVTGASSGIGVETTRVLALHGVHVIMAIRNIAAARDVKEAILKEIPSAKIDVMELDLSSMASVKKFASEFISSGLPLNILINNAGVMACPFMLSKDNIEQQFATNHLGHFLLTHLLLDTMKKTAHESNKEGRIVNVSSEAHKFAYSEGIRFDKINEQSSYNSWRAYGQSKLANILHANELAKRLKDDGVNIIANSLHPGAIVTNLYRHTSAINGIVNAVGRLVMKNAQQGAATTCYVALHPQVKGVSGEYFSDSNVCKTTSQGKDADLAKKLWDFSISLIEEK
- the LOC127091577 gene encoding short-chain dehydrogenase TIC 32, chloroplastic-like isoform X2; amino-acid sequence: MWPFSKKGVSGFSWSSTAEQVTHGIDASGFTAIVTGASSGIGVETTRVLALHGVHVIMAIRNIAAARDVKEAILKEIPSAKIDVMELDLSSMASVKKFASEFISSGLPLNILINNAGVMACPFMLSKDNIEQQFATNHLGHFLLTHLLLDTMKKTAHESNKEGRIVNVSSEAHKFAYSEGIRFDKINEQSSYNSWRAYGQSKLANILHANELAKRLKDDGVNIIANSLHPGAIVTNLYRHTSAINGNCYIVVFIKCGWQTCDEKCSAGSSYNMLCSIASTSEGS